The nucleotide window GTACCTGTTCTTCGAGGAGGGTTCGCTCGACTCCGACGGCGACACCCTCGTCGCCTTCGCATCGGTTCGACGCGACGGGTACGTCCTCTTTCTCGCCGTGGAGCCCGACACGCGAGGCCGCGGGTACGCGGAACGGCTGGTCGCACAGGTCGCGGAGGAGCACGGGAGCGTCACCTGCCACGCGCGGACGACCAACGAGGACGCGCTCGGCTTCTACGAACACGTCGGGTTCGACATCGTCCGCCGGATCGACAACTACTACGAGGACGGCGGCGCGGCGTACTACCTCCGTCTCGGCGACGACGGCGGGCTAACGGAGCGGCTCTCTGAGTTCCTCCGGTGACGGGAGTCGACACCCCCTTGTGCCCGGGTCGCGTACCTCCCGGTGCGCGCCACTAGTCCCCGCCCGAGTCTACCCATCAGGGTGCGATGACAGCGCGGAGAACCCAGGCGCGCGACATCGGTCGCTGACGCGACCCGGCTCCCTCGTCAGCCGCATCCGACGATACCAGCCACGCCGGTTCACGCCGGTACGGCATCCGGTGGCTTCTTCGAAGCCGCCCGCCCGGCACGAGGGTTTCCCGACCGACGCGGCACGCCGCCACGGGATGAGGTCGGACGTTAGTGTTCCGGGCGCACATTTCAGATATCCAATCAGGAGTATCTGCAAATATTATTCACAACATCGGTTACGGTCTATCGTTTAGATTGGTCATCCCCCAAGGAGCCGATCTCCTGTCGTGCATACGGGAATTGAATGATGATGAGGAGCCAGGAATAATGTCTGCCGGGAGTGGTGTATGTCTGTAAGGTTCGAATGTCCGTGCTGGATATACGGCGCATATCGGGCACGAGAACGGGACCGTGTGATGGTCGAAGGTATCGCTAAGAACGAGTGGTTCACCAATCATTCACTACAGACGGAACTAATAGCAGCCTCCTTCGCGCACAGCATGTGAAGGGTTAACATGAGCTGCCAGCGTAGTCTAGGAGCCGAAGTACGATGGAGACAGTCACATCAGCAGACGGAACCGCAATCGCCTTCGAGCGGACGGGAAACGGACCACCGCTCGTGCTCGTGCATGGGAACGGCGATGTCCACGAGTTCTGGGACCTGGCTGGCGCCCGCCTCGCCCTCGCGGAGCACTGCACGGTCTACGCGATCGAGCGTCGTGGTCGCGGCGAGAGCGGCGACGCCGCCGAATACGCACTGGATCGGGAGGCCGAGGACGTGGCTGCGGTCGTCGATGCGATAGACGAACCGGTGACCCTGCTCGGTCATTCCGGGGGAGCCGTCTATTCGTTGGAGGCGGCCCTGCGATCGGACAATCTGCACACACTCGTCTTGAACGAACCCCCTATCGCTGTCGACGACCACGAACTCGACGTCGAGGGTCTCGTCGAATTGGAGAAGCTGCTGGACGACGGCGAGAACGAGCAAGCGCTCGTCGTGTTCCTGCGAGAAGTCGCCGGGATTTCGCAGGCGGAGATCGACGAGTTTCGCTCGGAACCGATGTGGCAAGAGATGGTTGCGGCGGCCAATACACTGCCCCGCGAACTGCGGGCGATCGCCGAGTACGAGTTCGACGCGACCCGGTTCGCGGACATGACCACCCCCACCCTGGTGTTGTCCGGCAGCGAGAGCCCCCAACTATTCAAAGATGCTGCGGAAGCGGTCGACGAGGCGCTCCCGAACAGCCGGGTCACGTTCCTCGACGGGCTCGCACACGAGCCGATGAACACCGCACCGGACCGCTTCGTCGACGAGGTGCTCACGTTCGTCCGTGAATCGAACTGACGGATCAGCGATCGGCCTTCTCATCGCCGGTGTCCGTTCCGTACGCAGGTTCTTCTTAGCGGCTATTTCAGAATTCTCTGCCGACAATATCGACGGTGCGCTGCTGAAAACACCCTTTTCATTCGGCAGATGACTCGTGACAGCGACAGGGTTGGCTGTCGAACTGACTACAAGCACGCTCTATCTAATGCCCGATTCAGCGAGAAAACGTGAAACGACGCTCTCTCCGCGGTGTATCCGTCCTCTGTAGTGAGCAGGCCAGTTCCTCCGGAGACTCGATAACTCGCTCTGGCACTGCGGCATACAGGCGTGTATCTCCCGCAAAATTCCATCGGAAATGGAGTTGTCGGGTTGCAGTTTTAGATCGTGGGGGTTCTGTTGAAAGCCTCTTCTTCAGACAGTTACCATAGCGGAACTGCTCACTACAGTTGCACACCAAACATAGCCAATATACCCGAGAGAAGGGAGTACAGGAGATACCCTCCGAGAAGGGCTGCCATTGCTATCACTATGACCGAGTTGAGGGTTGAATGCCAAGAACTCGTAGAATCCCCGTCCCCCTGTCCCATTTCAGCTCCACCATCTATGTATCCCATCGACTGGAGGGCTGCAACCCCAGAATCTCCGTCCGTATTCTCCATTCTAGCTTCTATATCCCCATTTACATCCCTTATTCCACCACTATTCATACCCCCCATACCGCCACCCTCTAATCCTCCGCCATCTCCATCCATATTTATTCAGACCTTTCGGCGTAAATAAGCTTTCTCCTGCGTAAGTCTCCGATTTCTCGAATCACCACTAGAGACGCTTTGAATTCCGTACTCTCTATTCAACACGCTGCTCTTGATAGATCTTCCACCAGTACGTGGCCGATAGACTATGCGTGGTCCCATAATCGAGTGATCTGCCCTCTGACTGTCACATCCTCAAGAAGGTTGAATACGAGAGAACCTGCCGATCCTTTGGCTTTTGAGTGCTGTATGCCCCAGTTTTCCTTCCGCTGAGTTTACTGGTAGATTTACACCCAGTAGTGCACCGGCCGACATCCTCGAACGACCGATACCGGTCCGCTCGTTCGCCACCGGACACTACACAACCGACGTCCCCTACTGTAACGACCGAGTACGCGAATCCAGCGAGACACACGCTTTTGTACGCCGACCATGACCCATCTGCTATGCAGACGCGCGCCCTCGGCGAGACCGGTCACGACAGCACCATCACGACGTTCGGCGCCATCGCGCTCAACTGGCTCGAACAGGAGGGGGCGGACCAGATGGTCGAACTCGTGCTCGACTACGGCGTCAACCACTTCGACGTCGCCCCGACGTACGGGGACGCGGAACTCAAACTGGGGCCGAAGCTCCGCCAGCACCGCGAGGAGATCTTCCTCGGCTGCAAGACCCAGGAGCGCGGGTACGAGGGGGCCAGGCGGAAGCTCGATCGGTCGCTCGACCGCCTCGGCGTCGAGCACATCGACCTCTACCAGGTTCACGGGCTCGAGTACGAGGAGGAACTCGACACGATCACGGGCGACGACGGCGCGCTCGAGGCGTTCTGGGAGGCGAAGGAGGAGGGGCTCGTCGACCACATCGGGCTGACGAGCCACGGCGACCCGCGGCTCATCCTCGAGGCGATGGACCGCATCGACGACCTCGAGACCGTGATGTTCCCGATGAACCCGGTGGTCGCCGGGAAGGACGACGACGAGCACGATTACGGGGCGGTGCTCGACCGCGCGAACGACGAGGGAATCGGCACACTGGGCATCAAGGCCTTCGCGAAGGGACCCTGGCCCTCGACCGACGAACTCCCCGAGGGTGACCGACCCTACTCGAACTGGTACGAGCCCGTCGATACACCCGACGAGATCCGGGAACGGTTCGACTTCGCGGCCGAACAGGGGCTCACGAGCGTCATCAACCCCGGCGATCCGAAGCTGGTCGCGATGGTACTCGACGCGGCCGAGCGCTACGACGGGATGGACGAGGCGGCCCAGCGCTCCCTGATCGAGCGCCTCCGTCACGAGCAGAGCCCCGTCCCGGAGCAGCTCCACCACTGACTCGCCCGAGTTACGACGATCGCTGATGGACGTACCGAGTACGGTGACTGCGGCGCTCGCGGACCGCCCCGTGGAGGGTGCGGTCTGCCTCGAAGCCGGGGCGGGCGTCGGGAACACGAGCGCGGGACTGCTCGCGGCCGGCGCGGACCGCGTCTACGCCATCACGAACGACGTCGAACACGCGACAGTAGTACGCGAGCGGGTCGGCCGCGACGACCCGGACC belongs to Halorarum halophilum and includes:
- a CDS encoding GNAT family N-acetyltransferase — encoded protein: MSVNVEKRVDGPGDATHVEDAWTLKERIRAEEGVLKQRRGFFTDAYRRSTTYLFFEEGSLDSDGDTLVAFASVRRDGYVLFLAVEPDTRGRGYAERLVAQVAEEHGSVTCHARTTNEDALGFYEHVGFDIVRRIDNYYEDGGAAYYLRLGDDGGLTERLSEFLR
- a CDS encoding alpha/beta fold hydrolase, producing METVTSADGTAIAFERTGNGPPLVLVHGNGDVHEFWDLAGARLALAEHCTVYAIERRGRGESGDAAEYALDREAEDVAAVVDAIDEPVTLLGHSGGAVYSLEAALRSDNLHTLVLNEPPIAVDDHELDVEGLVELEKLLDDGENEQALVVFLREVAGISQAEIDEFRSEPMWQEMVAAANTLPRELRAIAEYEFDATRFADMTTPTLVLSGSESPQLFKDAAEAVDEALPNSRVTFLDGLAHEPMNTAPDRFVDEVLTFVRESN
- a CDS encoding aldo/keto reductase, producing MQTRALGETGHDSTITTFGAIALNWLEQEGADQMVELVLDYGVNHFDVAPTYGDAELKLGPKLRQHREEIFLGCKTQERGYEGARRKLDRSLDRLGVEHIDLYQVHGLEYEEELDTITGDDGALEAFWEAKEEGLVDHIGLTSHGDPRLILEAMDRIDDLETVMFPMNPVVAGKDDDEHDYGAVLDRANDEGIGTLGIKAFAKGPWPSTDELPEGDRPYSNWYEPVDTPDEIRERFDFAAEQGLTSVINPGDPKLVAMVLDAAERYDGMDEAAQRSLIERLRHEQSPVPEQLHH